The genomic interval TTTAGACAAGTTAATTTTTTGTTGACTCAGGCCGTCTTTACTTTTATTTTGCTTGCCCAAAATAAAAGTAACAAAACACTCTTGAGCATGCAAATGCGAAGAGAGCCAACACAACCGAGCACGAGAGTGAGAAGGTTGCCTGCGTAGCAGTTGTGGCAAAATGAAAAATGCTTCCAGGCTCTACCCAACGCGCACCCCGCTTTTCATTTATCCTCCCGCGCATGGAATATTTATCTATTTTTTTATATCGATACGTTTACATTCTTTTTGTTCTTCAGGTCAAGACCTATTCAACTAACTTACCAATGACCAGTGACCAATGACTATTGACCAGCTTATCCCCGCTTCTGAAATTTCCGGGCTTTTTCCATCACACTGGCCAGGGTAACTGAGGCTCCATTCTGCCGTTTGCTTTCGTCGGCGGCTTCCATAAAGGCGAAAATTTCAATCGTTTCCTCCGGACTTACCGGCGCTTTTCCAGTCTGAAAGTATTTGATGATTTCAACCAGCAAGGGTTCATACCCAGGATAAGGACCTAATACTATATTTCCATTTTTGGTAAATACAGTGCCTCCATACTCATGTTTGCCGGTACGTGTTCCACGGAAAGTGCCTACCCGCCCATCCTGCCAGTTGCCTACCACTATATCTGTGTTTTCGGTATGCACCCTTACTACACTATTACAACCCAGGCCCATCACCGTATACAGCGTTTCTACCCCATGTACCCCATACCAGAACAGATCTGGATGTGTTTTTTCGAGTGTAGCCGGGCTAAAGGTATCGGCTCCTAATACCTGGCTCTTGTCAATATCCTGCACTCCTTTGATATAGCGTAAAGATGAAGTCGTAAAAATAGGAACATTATATTTTTTAGCTGCTTCATAAATGGCGATGGTATCGGATAATGAAGCAGCTACCGGTTTGTCGATAAACATGCGTTTGCCAGCTTTCAGTACTTCCAGGGCTTGTTCCAGGTGCAGGCGGCCATCGTTGGTTTCCAGCAGAATTACATCGGTTTTGCTCAATAATTCTTTAATCGAACCCACGATTTCTACACCCAGTTTTTTTACTTCTTCGGTGTACCCGGGAATGCGTTTTACACTGGATTCAATGTCTTTGCTTCCCTGCGGATAGGCGGCTACTACCTTATATCCGCCATAATCGGTACTGGCATCTGGGGCATTGAGTACTTTAGTGAATGCGGTACTATGCGAAGTATCTAAGCCAATAATCCCTACTCTTTTTCCCTGCTCTGCTTTTGATAAGGCTTGTAATTCTCCGGCCAGGCTTAAGCTTAAGCCGGTGGCGGTGGCTACTTTTAAAAATGTTCTCCGGTTGTGGTGTTTCATGTCTGGTTTGTCAGAAGATTAGCTTTAATTAAGGTAGTTAATTTTCAATCTGGTAATAAAAGAAAAAACAGTAAAATATTCAATACTAATGATTCTGTAGGCATATAAAATTCTAAACAAACGGATCATTAGCCTTTCAGCCATTTGCCAAACCATTCGAAGGCTTCGGCCTGCATCTTCGCATCAAATTTATGCGGACCAGGATAGAAAGAAGTTTTAAACCGGTCGGCTGCATTTGCTTTTTTATATACTTCAGTAAGAATCTGGTCGGCCTGCTTCATTTCCAGGAGGGTAAATAAATCATCTTCCATATCATTGAGCACAAGTGACGGTAGAGGCGTTCGTAAGCCTAATATTTCCGGGAAATCAAGTTCTGTGGGCAGCAAAGGAATATAGCTCATCCAGGTATGGGTATAGGATTTATTCAGGATAAAGTCTTTCCAGGTCGTCATAAAGCCTACGCAAACCGCGCATTTAATCCGCTCATCTAATCCGGCCATGAGCACCGTACGCAAACCGCCACCCGATAATCCACCACATCCGACTCTGGACGCATCTACATCTGTGCGGGCACATAAAATATCCAGGGCTTTACGGTCTTCGGCGAAGAATACACCAGGCCAGGTTGTGCCGGCACTCAACAAGGATTTAGACAAAATATGTTCATGATCTCCGGCCCATTGATTGTATTTCTCGATACCATCGGCATTTGAAGGTTCGGGGTCTGTTAACCCGTTTCGCATGGAAGCTGGTACATCCTGCAGCATAATTCTGCGGCTGGCAAAATCAAATGCGTCTGCAACCAACACTACATACCCTTGTTTGGCAATTTCATTCGCCCAGGCTAAACCACTGTAATATAATTTCTGATGTTCAGCCATCAAGGGATTCTGGCTGGGGATACGGGTTATTTTCTGTGTTCCAAAGTATTTGTTCCCCCCATGATCATGGAAGGCAAGAATGGCAGGTAAGCGGCCCTGTGCATTCTGGGGTTTTAGTAAAATAGCCTCTGTTGGACGTCCATAGGGCAATTGCCAGCTTAGTTCTTCGATCTGAAGGCCATCGTAGGTGTATTTTTTATTTGCTTTTACCGGTGGTAATCCTCCCAGATCAGGAATGGCCATTCGCTGCATGACCTGATTTCTGGCGGCTTTTTTCCATTCGCCCAGATCCTTCCATTCTTTTTTCCGGAAGGAGAAAGAAGGTAAATTTTTTTGCATCTGTGCCGTTGCCCACGGCCCATATTGACCAATAATGCTCAGGTCTTGATCAGTAGTATTCATTATACGAATAGGGTTTTGACTTAATGTTGGATCAGTGTGGGAAGCGGTTATTGGCCAGTTGCCCTGGGTTAAACTTATTCCGGCAAGGCTACTTACTTTTAAAAAGTTTCTGCGGGTATTCTTCATAACATATGCCAGGTATAATAGGTAGTATAAGTAGATGTTCAAGATAGAAAATTATTTGTATATCAAAGCCAGTTAACTTTTAAGAATAGCTTTAGTTCTGGGTTGTATTCCCAACATTCAAACTGTAAAATGAAAGCTTATCTACCTGATGGAATTAATAATTAACCTTTTTTAGTGCAATTTTTTGAAGATATATTAATATTGGGAAAGTTATATTATAATTGAAAAATAATAAAATGTGTTTGTGTAAGGATGACTTAAATGAATTTTTGAACTATACTATTTTTATCACCTATAAATAAATTGTACTTTGTTTATAGGTGATAAAAAACTTATTTTCTATATTAGAGTTTGTAGGTGTAGTGAAATACTTATAATATCTTATTCATAAGATAGATGTGGAGTTTTTTTTACTATCTTTCATTCCTAATTGATCTTTTATAGACTATACGCTATATTTACTAGTTGAATAAAATATATAAATACTGGAAATTTATTGAAACGAAAATTATATCGATAGGTGGGATCATAACACAACTCCTACAGAATGGAAAGCGATTGAATACAATAATTTAAAATAAAAAAAACAATATTTTGCTTTTCTTATTTTTTATGTGTTGATTTTGGTTTTGTTAAAATGTTATAAATAAGCAGTATATGTTAGAGAACATTACTGACAGAGTAGTAAGGGATTGTGAAAATCCAGTATATCTAAATTTGACAAGCAAAAAGTGAAAAATCTGGTGAATAGTATTTCTACAAATTGACACGCTCACATCATTTATTTTTATAAATTATGACTACATTTTTTTCTGTTGATAAAAAAGAGCTTGATTATGACGAGGAAGTTAAATCACAGCTTTATTCCCTGGCTCAACAAATAGATGACAAAGATGATCAATATATCTTTCAACCCCACGAGGTATATAAAAGTACCTTTATATGGGTATTAGAAACTAATAAAATTCCTTTTCAGGTAAATCAGGTTTCATTTTAAGTGCCCCTTGTAAATTCCTCCTTCCCAAAACATACATGGCTATACCCTGCCCAGGACTATAGAAAACAAGTCTATCGGTAACTATTAACTTATTACAGTTGATTTTGTGTACTACGTTTACAACAAATGCCTGTTTACTAATAAATATTCACTAAATATTGAACAAATAATCAGAAGTTAGTATAACTTATCATGTACTATGCATGAAAAGATTATCTGTTTTGGAGAAATGCTTTGGGATATTCTACCAAGCGGAGTTATGCCTGGGGGCGCACCCATGAATGTAGCCGTGCATTTTAACTATAATGGATTTTCACCTGCCATTATTAGCCGCATCGGAGATGACTTATTAGGAAAATCATTAGTAGAGCGATTGCAGGAGAAAGGGGTAGCCACCCGTTATATTCAAATTGATGAAAAGCACCCGACAAGTGTGGTAAAAGCCAATATAGGCAATAAAAGAGATGTTGTTTATGAAATTGCCCCTTCTGTAGCATGGGATTATATAGAGTATGATGAGCAGGTAACCCAATTGATATCCAAATGTGACTTATTTATCTATGGCAGTTTAGCGTCCCGTAATAAAATAACGTATGATACCCTCCTAAAATATCTGCTTATTGCCAGGGTAAAAGTATTTGATGTAAATATGCGCCCGCCTCATTATTCTCCCAAACTCATACAATTATTAATGAACCACGCTGACATTGTAAAAATGAATGAGCGGGAGTTAATTGAAATTATGAGCTGGTTTGGAAAGATTGCTCCCCACAAAGAAGCGATGACCTTTATTAAACAGCGATTTGAACTTGACAAAATTCTTGTTTCAAGAGGGGAGAAGGGGGCAATCTTATTATGTGAAGAAGGTTATATAGAACATTCAGGCTACCAGGTGGAAATCGAAGATACCATTGGAAGCGGAGATGCATTTCTGGCGGCTTTTCTCAGTAAAATACTTCAGAAGGCTCCTATCCGGGAAGCTATGGAGTTTGCTTGTGCGACAGGAGCACTGGTCGCTACCAAAAGCGGAGCCCTGCCGCAATTCACTCAAAATGAGATCAAAAACTTTATTCACGAACAGCGGCTTTTGAAAAGTAAGTCCGGAGAAAAAAAAAGCTAGACTTTTACCTTCCTCTTTACTCTACCCAACTATTTTATTAGGCAATCTACTAGACTGAAATACTTGTCTTAAAGTCCGGCTCAACAATCGCATAAGGGTTTGAAAAGCAATCAAATCTTTGTTCCATTCTACTCTGATAGCATAGCCGATACAATCAAGACCATACCTGAAAAAACTATTAGCTTTGTAACCGTGTTTCTTTTTTGGTATGGCTTTAATTTTTT from Rhodocytophaga rosea carries:
- a CDS encoding Gfo/Idh/MocA family protein; this translates as MKHHNRRTFLKVATATGLSLSLAGELQALSKAEQGKRVGIIGLDTSHSTAFTKVLNAPDASTDYGGYKVVAAYPQGSKDIESSVKRIPGYTEEVKKLGVEIVGSIKELLSKTDVILLETNDGRLHLEQALEVLKAGKRMFIDKPVAASLSDTIAIYEAAKKYNVPIFTTSSLRYIKGVQDIDKSQVLGADTFSPATLEKTHPDLFWYGVHGVETLYTVMGLGCNSVVRVHTENTDIVVGNWQDGRVGTFRGTRTGKHEYGGTVFTKNGNIVLGPYPGYEPLLVEIIKYFQTGKAPVSPEETIEIFAFMEAADESKRQNGASVTLASVMEKARKFQKRG
- a CDS encoding alpha/beta hydrolase family protein, which encodes MKNTRRNFLKVSSLAGISLTQGNWPITASHTDPTLSQNPIRIMNTTDQDLSIIGQYGPWATAQMQKNLPSFSFRKKEWKDLGEWKKAARNQVMQRMAIPDLGGLPPVKANKKYTYDGLQIEELSWQLPYGRPTEAILLKPQNAQGRLPAILAFHDHGGNKYFGTQKITRIPSQNPLMAEHQKLYYSGLAWANEIAKQGYVVLVADAFDFASRRIMLQDVPASMRNGLTDPEPSNADGIEKYNQWAGDHEHILSKSLLSAGTTWPGVFFAEDRKALDILCARTDVDASRVGCGGLSGGGLRTVLMAGLDERIKCAVCVGFMTTWKDFILNKSYTHTWMSYIPLLPTELDFPEILGLRTPLPSLVLNDMEDDLFTLLEMKQADQILTEVYKKANAADRFKTSFYPGPHKFDAKMQAEAFEWFGKWLKG
- a CDS encoding carbohydrate kinase family protein — protein: MHEKIICFGEMLWDILPSGVMPGGAPMNVAVHFNYNGFSPAIISRIGDDLLGKSLVERLQEKGVATRYIQIDEKHPTSVVKANIGNKRDVVYEIAPSVAWDYIEYDEQVTQLISKCDLFIYGSLASRNKITYDTLLKYLLIARVKVFDVNMRPPHYSPKLIQLLMNHADIVKMNERELIEIMSWFGKIAPHKEAMTFIKQRFELDKILVSRGEKGAILLCEEGYIEHSGYQVEIEDTIGSGDAFLAAFLSKILQKAPIREAMEFACATGALVATKSGALPQFTQNEIKNFIHEQRLLKSKSGEKKS